One Megalobrama amblycephala isolate DHTTF-2021 linkage group LG15, ASM1881202v1, whole genome shotgun sequence genomic window, GGCAGTGTATGTCAAGGGACATGCATAAGGATTGGCAAGTGAGTTTCCTAAAAtgcaaaaaaggaaaataaacgTCCATTTATGGATTTAAGATTTTAGCTATGGGTAACCCCACTTCACCCCCAAAACAGCTCTTACCATCACAGAACCCAGAAGCAATCATTTTCTGCTCAATTGTCTCCCATCTTGTCCTCACATTAACTTCAGTGTCTTCTTGGCTGATATTGTCCAAGTTGGGCCGCCTAAACAGATGTGCTAATATACAACCAAGCAAATAAAGACTAGTCATTATCTGCATTCACAACACAAAATTCACACAATACACCCTCACTCTGTTTTACCTGGTAAATCGAAAGCAATTTTCCAGTTTCCATCTGCAATCAAAATGGGAGGGCTGTGACCACATCGGACACATGAATAGCTATAAGAGTACTCCCTCAGAGCAGAGAAATGATAAAACGCCTTTCGAATCAGATTGTGGGGAACAGTGATGTTGGCATGATCTTCCATTGTTTTCAAAAAACGTCCAAGGGCAATATGATTCTATAAAAAACAAGAACTCACATTCATAAACATGTAGAAGCATGTGAAATGCAAGTCATGTTTTCCTGTCACTCACTGCGAGTCCAGATGTCAGAAGAGAACAGAGAGGAATGGTCAAAAAAGTCCTGTTTTCATAATTGTGAAATCCAGACTGATACTCCTGAAACCTCACTGGACGTCTACAAACAAGGCAGTTCTTCACATACACTGGCACACCTGGAGAACACGGAAATTGAATAAAAGTCatgttaaaaacacaatgtgaaAATTCATAAAGATATAAACACATTTCTGAAATTAACCTCGAGTCACTGAGGATACGCCATACACCGTCCCATGCCGTGTAATTAGCACCCTCTCTCCCAGAGCTGGTGGAGTTGGGCCAGGGCAATAAGGACAGTTGGACTCCAGGGGTTCAAACAAGTCTGGGATTTGGCGCTCTTTTGTTGACAAATCCTCTGGAAGGTCTTCTGGCACCCTCTTTTTCCTCCACAAATAATCTGTCCAATCCTGTATTTCAGCAGAAGCCAGTGCTGCCACTTCTGTCTCTGCAACATCTCTGACCCTTTCATCCACATCACTGTCTCCAGCATTTGGGTCAGTCTGACAAGAAAGGAGGTGGGGTTTCTCTTGAAACAGCCACCACATGCTCAAGTACCGGTGCACACAGCTTCTCATTTTATTGCGGCACTGGCAGCGCCACTGGCCCACATGGCTATCAAAAGAAACCCTTGTCCTTTCAAACTGACACCAGTTGTCTCTTACCCCAGTaaagacagaaaaataaataaacctgaCAGAGGTTTGCTCATGCCAAAAAATAGGAAACACACAATCAACACCACTAGTAATACTTTTGATTCTGAGCTGCAAACATTCATCTTGACGGGTTCTGGACATCAGGCCACTGTCTACCATTGACTGCAAAGAGTCCTCCCTAAGTGCTGGTGGTGCAGAATAGCACACAGCTCTATTTGTCCTCTGAAGGTGTTCACACTCCATGCCTGGATTGCCACTTTCTACTCCAATCCTCATAAAATCACGACACAGAGGAGATTCACAGGCAATAGACCCTGAGACCATTTGCTTTTTTACGTGAATAGGGACTCTAGGTCCATGGGCATCTTTTGGGGTGACAAAAATCCCATTTCTCTCATCAATACAAATGACTGGTGGTTGCTCCTGCCTGACATGCTGCCTTGCCTTAGGGTTTTCAGATGGCCCTTCTGAgggaaaatatttaaatatgtaaagaaATATATGTAGACCAAGaccaataaatattaaacattgatAAATACCAGTATCAAAAGTACATACTATCTGGCCTGTTGGTAACTTTGTCTGTAACTGCAAAATCTGTAAACGATACAAAATGATGAGGGGAGTTAATCTTAACATggataatcaaaataaatacaatttaactaattgcattacacataccatgattatgaaggtgctTTTTAAAGTCAGGGGCACGACACAAGATGTGCTGACACTTAGGGCAATGCCAATGGCACCTCTTACTTTGTCGGGAACTCAAACAAAAGCAAGGAATGCAATATTTTTCtagaaagaaaagagaaagttaatacattttaaatttacagtCAACATGAACACACGTGTAAAATGCATGTGTGGTTTGTACAATGCTTACGGATGCCATTATCCTCAAAATATATGGcatactttaaatgttttgcctGAAAGTGTTCAGGATTTGACAACACCCCAGATGTACAGTAGGGACAACTGCCTGTCCCAGAATAGACCTCATCCATTCCAAAAGAAAGTGGTACACCTGCACATGCATTGTATAAGAGAAAATAACATACTTCAAAATCAGCAAAACAAACTCACATATAAAAAGGTAGAACAGTTCAGAAGTTGAATAACATTTTCCCATGGATAAGTTTTTGCATGTTCTGTTCAAATTCACTCAAGTTAGTAAGATTTTGGAAATGTAATGGCTTCTTACCTGTCATAACTGATAGTCAGGTACACAAAAGGTGAAGACATAAGAGAAAGAAAGGCAGAAGGCAGCGATAGGAGAgtagttcttaaaagaactGTTTGGTCAATCGTTATAGTAAAACGAAAAAAGAATCAATAAGTTGATGGATATATTACAATCACCTGAAAaattaaacacacaaaaaatatggATAGTGTTGCACGTGGATCTTCTATAATTCCAGTCAAACAGCATTCGTTTTATATTATTCAATAGACTCTTGTTAATACGTTAACAAACGTTAATATTTAATGGTAAACGTAATATTTGAAGTTAAAGGTAGCCCCCTAACATACTAAGAGCAACGATACATGATGTAACATGGTATACAAACTACGTTTCTAccattaattagattaaattgAATAGTTAAACTAAAATAGGCAAAGTCACATTGTAGTTCACGAAGATAACAATTAAAATCAAACTTACAACGCAAGAATTATTCATTACTCCGATCACTAATTTCCGAACTTACCGCTCTATCAATCGACGCCACTACTGAGGCATTTGGCTGCTGTCGTAGTTATATGTGATTGGTTGCGTCCACGTTGGTCGATATGGATTGGCTGCTACCGAGTGGCAGGCCCCTCCTACCCTCCGACTGCCAGTAACTGCCTTCCGGCTGTCAATGGCAGcaacttcctgctgccagctgccgattttttatttaaaccccTGCTGACCGATGAACAATGATGACGACATGGTTTGACatctggttgaccaatcagcggaaagaggcgtttcattcccgcccacatgtagagatcgaattttcaaactgcttatttgtttccaaccccagaacgaaaaaagaaaaatcaagccaattttttgttttttcgttttcattttaaaaatgaaaaatgaaaaaatgtgcggttttctcatttttctgatttcaatatcaaatcaaaacatgaatgaacggaaGATAATTTTGTCTGTGAAAATACAATATCCAAAAATGATTTGCATCAAATATCttggaaaaataaaacacaaacataaacaatgaaaa contains:
- the LOC125247250 gene encoding uncharacterized protein LOC125247250 encodes the protein MTGVPLSFGMDEVYSGTGSCPYCTSGVLSNPEHFQAKHLKYAIYFEDNGIQKYCIPCFCLSSRQSKRCHWHCPKCQHILCRAPDFKKHLHNHDFAVTDKVTNRPDKGPSENPKARQHVRQEQPPVICIDERNGIFVTPKDAHGPRVPIHVKKQMVSGSIACESPLCRDFMRIGVESGNPGMECEHLQRTNRAVCYSAPPALREDSLQSMVDSGLMSRTRQDECLQLRIKSITSGVDCVFPIFWHEQTSVRFIYFSVFTGVRDNWCQFERTRVSFDSHVGQWRCQCRNKMRSCVHRYLSMWWLFQEKPHLLSCQTDPNAGDSDVDERVRDVAETEVAALASAEIQDWTDYLWRKKRVPEDLPEDLSTKERQIPDLFEPLESNCPYCPGPTPPALGERVLITRHGTVYGVSSVTRGVPVYVKNCLVCRRPVRFQEYQSGFHNYENRTFLTIPLCSLLTSGLANHIALGRFLKTMEDHANITVPHNLIRKAFYHFSALREYSYSYSCVRCGHSPPILIADGNWKIAFDLPAHLFRRPNLDNISQEDTEVNVRTRWETIEQKMIASGFCDGNSLANPYACPLTYTALLHGWVIALG